The following DNA comes from Raphanus sativus cultivar WK10039 unplaced genomic scaffold, ASM80110v3 Scaffold3352, whole genome shotgun sequence.
CAGCAGGTTCAGAGACCTGTAATTCTAACCCCCCTAGCTAAACAGTTTGATGGATGCTCCTGTGAGAGACACAGCATGAGGAACTCATTTTGGCGCATCTAGTCTGCGCTAGAACCGGACGGTTCATCATAGCTATGGCCAGAAGTTGTCTTTAACACTAACGGTAACCACTGAACTACACAAAGACGCTAACGTCGTGTATCGTAATTTTTTTATGTCATACGTATTACTCTCTGTCTAGAGACTAGAGTTTACGTAAGCCTCAAATGAAATAACCagcatctccaatggtgttaccaccattggagtccttaggactattaaactattttttttttttagaatagttAAGGATTCTAATCCAAAAAGAATGTCCAATggtgttttttatatttgaatccTTAGGAATAAAAAGAATTAGCAATATGATCAAATGTGTTTATGTTCTACATATAAGGGAGAAAAACTTTGAACTACATTTAGTTTTATGAAGCCTTAAGATAATAAGAAAGCAATgagatttttctaaaaactataCCACTTGGGGTCTGATCCAGATCATTAGGCAGAGAGCGTGAAGAGTGGCAAGAATGGTAGTCCAAACATAACTTGATGGTGTAAAGCAAACATGTTCCTGCAATTCAGCGTattgtctctctttctcttgaaaaTGCTCCTGAAGTTCAGATAGTTTATGTATGTTTTTGGGACCTCTCAGCATCAGAATGATCATGCTCCCTTCTGCatattaagaaagaaaaagttataGCTTGTTAAATATTCCAATACCACAATGTACAAGTGAAAGGCCTAATATGTAATCAGTGAAGGGATAATGAGAAAGGCCTAAACGAAGAGAAAATAGTATCAAGAATTTAAAAAAGGCACCTGAGAGTAGCAAGTTCTTTGTTTTGTTCTCTGAGAAGACCCTCTTTCGACCAGGCCTAGTGGAAGTTTACAAAGAAAACTTAAGAGTATCAAACCATTCAGATAATTAATTCGTATAAACCAACAACAAACATTCCGCTTCGTTATCAAGTTTAACAGCAAGCAGCTCTCTGTCTTTCTCTGTAGCAAGCAATTTGATCCTCCACTTCAATGCAGCAATTCTTTGAACTTCACAATAAAACCACATGCAACAGACAGAACATACATTTTAGATAATCATCTTATGCAGGTAAATAGGAAGGCAAAGACTTCTGATAAAATCCAAGAACTGTGAACCTCAGGTGTGGTACTACGTAAACGTAATTGTTCaagaacacacacacaaagactTAACATATTAGATTCAAACAAGGCAAGGTGAATTCTGATTAAGCAGATATAACATCCAGACCAAAATTTCATTATGGCAGACTAAAGATAATTGCTTCAGAGGACTTTTAGGACATAGCTAGTTAGGTACCAGAATCTTGATCATTGAAACACACATGTCACTGACCAAACCTATGCATCCCTCAGGGACGATCCCTCAATGCTAAGCGGGATGGTGGTGTTCCTTCAGATGAGAAGGACAGAACAGAGGCTTTGCAGACTTTTTGGCAAGCCGAGCTTGGTGGTAATAATCGTTGATATCAAGTTTTTCCTTGTAACACCATAAGACACTAGGATTGGACTTAATCACAGCCTTTGACAACATGTGGTGAAGGTTCACAATCTGTTAGAGAATAAACACACACGCACACACATAGATTTAGTTGGGATATGAGTGAAAAGTAGAGAGCTTTAGGGAAGAGGGGAAACACTAGACCTGGCAACGAGACTTGTAACCATCCTCTTCAGCCTTATCTCCTCCAGACAGACGTTGACATCGCCTCTATCCACGGATACACGTACCCTCCCCATCGCCTCTATCCACGCATACATGTTTCCCCTAAGCTCCACGGATCTCAATTTTGAGAACCTCCCTTTCACCTTCGCAAGGCTGACGGTATAGCAGTTCCGATGATGAGTCTCCTCCTGCACCACCGCTGGATCACCTCTGACGGTATAGCAGTTCCGATGAAGAGTCTCCTTCTTCGTCTCCTTAGAAGAGTTgctctcaatttttttttttcgcgATAAAGACAATGAATTTTTTTCCACACGCAGAACACAACCCCTAGCCCCTGTCCACGTCATTAAGGATTTGATCCTTAAATGCCTTATTTAAGGATCAATCCTTAGgttaccaaatttttttattattattttgtgttatTTGTCTAGGTAAACGCGCTAAAGATTTATTAAAATCCTGGGTTGCGGCTGCTCTAAGATTTATCATTTAATTAGGCATGTTACTTGATAAAAGCTCAATAGTTACATCTCTTATATACGTATTTGTATGTGGTTCATCTCTTATATACGTATTTTTATGTGGTCAACAGGGTGCAGATCTGCGGGAATGATGATGAAAACAGAGCTTGGACCCAAATGTTCCTCTCTAATAATTTaggctttttttttgtaaaccctCTAATAATTTAGTTACCTAATATAGAAACCATAACATGTTTCCTGTGAGTCTCTGACAGAACAAAAGAGTTCTCTCTCTACCTCCTTAGAGCATCCTCAAAGGGGGAACAGTTAGGTGTGTGCTTAGAGTGAAAATAGTAgtataatattgtatttagGCTAGGAACATGGGACATCCACAAAGGTAGATCACTTTTAATTAAAGGTGTGCttaaccaaataaaattaattaaataatgtaacaaaaaaacttattttaaaattgattccaaaaaaaaaagaaacacacaatACATCTGAAAATTACTATGAAACCAATATATCACTTAATTAAAcatacaaattttttatttaattaatacaaagtTTAATGTCCAAATTTATTCCATATATTCTCAATCAAATCCTCTTTTAATTGGTGATGTGCTTGTCTATCACGAACAATTGTGTGACCATCACCCAAACCCTCGAGATTTGAAGCCATATTAGTTTGTGTTCCATTGTCTTGTTCGAATTCTTGTTCGAATTCTTGTTCGTCATAGACACTGTATGAATCTCGTTCATCTTCAACAATCATATTATGGAGTATGAGACATGCTCGCATAATATATGCTATTTTACCTTTCGCCCATAAAAGAGAAGGATTTTTAATAATCGCGAATCTAGATTGGAGGACTCCGAATGCACGCTCAACATCTTTCCGTGCACTTTCTTGATGTTCTGCAAATAAACGATGTTTCTGGTGTTGTGGTCGTGGGATGGATTTAACAAATGTCGCCCATTCGGGGTAAATACCATCCGTCAGATAGTAAGCCAAATTATACTCCCTTCCGTTGACATTGTACTTCACTTCGGGAGCTCGGCCGTAAATAATGTCATTAAATACTGGTGATTGGTCAAGTACATTTAAATCGTTACAAGTACCTGGTGCGCCAAAAAATGCGTGCCATATCCAGAGATCTTGTGAAGCTACCGCCTCCAAAACAATTGTTGGTTTATCTGTGCCTCGTGAATACATTCCTTTCCAAGCAGTTGGGCAATTCTTCCATttccaatgcatacagtcgatgcttcCAACCATCCCGGGAAAACCCCGTTGTTCCCCATAAAAGAGTAGCCTTCGAAGATCATCTTCAGTGGGTCGGCGTAGGTATTCATCGCCAAACAAGTCAACTATTCCGACGACGAAATGTTCCAAACATTTACGAGCCGTCGTTTCGCCAATACGTATATATTCGTCAACACCATCCGCCGCACCCCCATATGCTAATAGTCGAATAGCTGCAGTACATTGTTGTAGCGGTGAAACACCATTCCGGAAGGTTGCATCTTTTTGGGTCGAAAATATGGAACTTCTGCAGTGAGACGATTGACAATACGCAAGAACAATGACTTGTTCATTCGGAATCGTCTGCGAAATAACTTCTCGGTGTAAGTGGGATTATCACTAAAATAATCGTTCCACAATCGATTGTGCCCTTCTTCCCGTTTTCTATCGATATATATACGTTTATTCCTCTCGGGCGGAATTTCCTCTGCAGTAGCTTCTAATTCATTATCAAACTGCTCTTGAAAAAATTGTTCAAAACTATCATCATTAGCCTCATAATGATAGTGAAAATTGTTGGAAGAAGATGCCATCAAAGGTAaatgagagaaagaaaataaatgagaGAAAAGAATTGCTTTGGTTTGTAGAAAATGAGAGAATTGCTTTGGTTTGTAGAAAATGTGAGAAGAGAATTGTATTTATAGAAGCTCATTTCATTGGGATAAAATCATGTGATTCTTGGTTTATAACTACAATCCAATGGCATGTGACTCTGTCATTTTTTATCTTCTGAAACACAAAATACATGTGACTCTTGCTTTATAACTAAAATCCAAGACAACTAGAAAACCAAATTCATGTGACTATTGCTTCCAAAACAACACACGTCCACGATAACCCAGCAACATACTTAAAAAACACACGTCCACAACCAACAgttcacaaaataaaacaacataGCAGTTCTCACAATAAAACAACATAGCAGTTCACAATAAAACAACATACCACGTCCCGACATTCTAACGTAACTCAGCAACAAGCCTCTCGAGGTTCACCAACCTCTCTTCATGATCAGCCTTTGGTTTCTTCTCACCTAACTCAGCAACAACCCTCTCGAGGTTCACCAACCTCTGCTCATGATCAGGCTTTGGTTTCTTCTCACCTAACTCAGCAACAACCCTCTCGAGGTTCACCAACCTCTGCTCATGATCAGGCTTTGGTTTCTTCTCACCTAACTCAGCAACAAACCTCTCGAGGTTCACCAACCTCTGCTCATGATCAGGTTGCGCCTCCTCTTCAGCTTGCGCCTCCTCTTCAGAGCCGGTGTATCCAACCGCAGCAAGACCAAGTTGCAGAGCATAGTAACCGCTATCAGCCTCGTCTTCAGAACTATAGTCTAATGGGCTGTTTATTCCGTAGTCGTAGATAGAGTCAAGtcccatgtcttcttgaacctgaaaccaaaaaaacagagattctaattagttttttatttagaatGTGCAAGACTTAAACAAAGCAATTAAAAAGAACCAGACTGAATTATAACATACGGATTCATTAAAAACATAGGCGAACAAGGGTTACATAACTGATTCACTAAAACAAACTGATTCATTAAAAACAAGGGTTCAAACATAGTAAACACATACTTAAACAAACTAAGTTTCTACTAAGTTAAAATAGACAGATCAAAGTTCCTTAAATAGTTCACGAATTAGGCtctttttaatgagtttttcaTCTTCATCAAGAGTGTCTTTGCGGGCAATGAGAGTGTCAAGAAGTGACATCTTTTGGAGTTCTTTCTTCGCCTCCAAATCCTTCTGTTTGACCTCCCAGATCTCAGTAATGTTTGCAGATGGTACAACCTTGTCTTTCCCTTTGTTCCTTAACCTTTTCATTGCCTTTATACCCGGAGGCCTGCTCTCATGCTCACCAACAACAGATTCTGTAGATGGTGCTGCATCATCAGCTTTTCTCTTGTTAGAGCTGGTTGTCTTAGGAGTAGGGTTCATAGGAGTGTGGTCGCACCATTTCTGTTCAAAGCGCAGCACATTCCATGCATACTCCAAACCAAACTTCTTCTTGTACAGCAAAGTGAAGAGTCGGTGAGCATTCTGCAGAATGTCCAAATCATTCATGCCACTAGCCTTCTCACTCTTTGCATCTGCATAAGTTCCACAGAACCTGCTCACTTCCCGGGAAATCTTTTGCCACCTATGTCTACAATGGTCTGGGTTTCTTGGCTGAGCACCATCAAGTACATGAGTACTCGATGCATAATAGTCTCCTATACGCTTCCAAAAGCTCCCCGCCCTTTGGTCATTCCCAACTATGGAATCCTTCGATGTGTTTAACCAGCCACTTATTAGGACTAAGTCATCTTGTGTGGACCATATCCTTCTCTCCCTACGCTCTTCTGGTGTGTCTTCTGGTTGACTCGGTTGGGAACTCGGTTGTGGACTAAGAAAAGGGGTTTCGgtttgagaagaggagaagtTTACACTGGGAGAGAATCTATCATAAGGGAAGTTAAGAAGACTAAAGTAAGGTTGAGACTGACTATTAGGATTATTGTTTGAATCCATAGGAAACAGAT
Coding sequences within:
- the LOC130506529 gene encoding uncharacterized protein LOC130506529, with the translated sequence MGLDSIYDYGINSPLDYSSEDEADSGYYALQLGLAAVGYTGSEEEAQAEEEAQPDHEQRLVNLERFVAELGEKKPKPDHEQRLVNLERVVAELGEKKPKPDHEQRLVNLERVVAELGEKKPKADHEERLVNLERLVAELR
- the LOC108825265 gene encoding glutathione S-transferase T3-like; this encodes MDSNNNPNSQSQPYFSLLNFPYDRFSPSVNFSSSQTETPFLSPQPSSQPSQPEDTPEERRERRIWSTQDDLVLISGWLNTSKDSIVGNDQRAGSFWKRIGDYYASSTHVLDGAQPRNPDHCRHRWQKISREVSRFCGTYADAKSEKASGMNDLDILQNAHRLFTLLYKKKFGLEYAWNVLRFEQKWCDHTPMNPTPKTTSSNKRKADDAAPSTESVVGEHESRPPGIKAMKRLRNKGKDKVVPSANITEIWEVKQKDLEAKKELQKMSLLDTLIARKDTLDEDEKLIKKSLIRELFKEL